The Humulus lupulus chromosome 3, drHumLupu1.1, whole genome shotgun sequence genome window below encodes:
- the LOC133822569 gene encoding uncharacterized protein LOC133822569, giving the protein MGSVISHAANGVGGLLGDAITAPFKTVFGRSCEDICSGPWDVICFIEHLCVSNLLRLLMILVLSYITLLFFYLLFKVGICQCIVKSLCKMCWAACEAYWYALEDITCFLWHKLMNTKRVNRRRRRPQRRRFHDIEQGYSTSDETDSSEYDNHHLVKDIRKNYSVKRGRRERFQNSSFRNSSGIGPSRSRHHHVNLKSREVSVHGFKGRSRRLRRDSRQLQSRKVRNVGREAKVFKKRRLR; this is encoded by the exons ATGGGAAGTGTGATAAGTCACGCTGCCAATGGCGTTGGAGGTCTTTTAGGGGACGCCATTACTGCTCCCTTCAAGACCGTTTTTGGTCGTTCATGCGA GGACATCTGTTCTGGACCATGGGATGTGATTTGCTTTATTGAGCATTTATGTGTCTCAAATCTGTTGAGACTTTTAATGATTTTGGTCCTAAGCTACATCA CTTTATTGTTCTTCTACCTATTATTCAAGGTTGGAATTTGCCAATGCATTGTAAAAAGCCTTTGTAAGATGTGTTGGGCTGCTTGTGAAGCATACTGGTATGCACTTGAAGATATTACCTGTTTCTTGTGGCACAAGTTAATGAACACCAAGAGGGTAAACCGCCGCCGCAGGCGGCCCCAGCGCCGTCGTTTTCATGACATAGAACAAGGCTACAGTACAAGCGATGAAACTGACTCTTCCGAATATGATAATCACCATTTGGTCAAAGACATTAGGAAGAACTACTCTGTTAAAAGAGGGAGAAGAGAGCGGTTTCAGAACTCCTCCTTTAGAAATTCAAGTGGGATTGGTCCCTCTCGAAGTAGACACCACCATGTAAATTTGAAGAGTAGAGAAGTTTCTGTGCATGGGTTTAAGGGCAGGTCTCGTAGACTAAGAAGAGACTCAAGACAACTTCAGTCAAGGAAAGTGAGAAATGTGGGAAGAGAAGCCAAAGTTTTCAAGAAGAGACGACTTAGGTGA